caaaatattgcGGACTGCTGTATGTCTGTACTACGCAAGCGTTCATGTGTCCGGTTGCCAGATAACAAGATTCCAAATCCCCAAATCAGAGCTTGTCTGTTAAAAGCAGCATTTTCTGCCCTGtgctttactttatttttgcaatctggcaaccgTGCACACACGCTCACTCTTCATCACAGAAGTGCAGACAATGATCTGAAAACACCAACAAGTAAGTTGAAGTTTAGCGATCTCCATGCGAGATGTTTGTCTTAAATGAAAGTGTCTTTCAGCCAGTCTGTGGTCTGTCATGAGATTTTGACTATATTGTTTGCAACTGTggttgctgaataaatgcactTGCTCAACCGCTGTTGTTTTTAagagaaatattattgcaatttggaATAACTGGACTCACCATTAAGAACTTCactattatgatatttttttgtttaattttactaGTTTTCATAATGTAGACAGAGTGTGCATTATCTAAGTCTtgaagtggacttcaatggtgccccgagtttcaaaatgcagtttcaatgcagcttcaaagggctctaaaagatcccagaagagaaataagggtcttatctagtaaaatgatcggtcattttctaaagaaaagtaaaaaggtatatatactttttaaccttaaatgctcatcttgtctaactctgcaatgtgcatgcatactctatttaatctgggtcaatacagttagggtatgtcgaacaactcccatctcattttcttttccaacttcaaaatcaccctacatcgctgttttacatttgactctctttgcatgttcactttgtaaacactgggtcggtacttctgcagcgatgtagaatgattATACATTTGAAGGAGAAAACGAGaagggagtttttcaacatagcctagagcatttaaggttaaaaagtataacttttttttctttttagaaaatgaccgatcatttcactagataagacccttattcttcggctgggatcatttaaagctctttgaagctgcatttaaactacatttcggaagttcaaacacatgggcaccatagaagtccactatatggagataattgctgaaatgtttttctcaaaaaacaatttctttacgactgaaaaaataaaggcatgaacatcttggatgacaacggggtaagtacattatctgtaaatctttgttctggaagtgaacttctcctttaataactaatttgatattaatttctatattataGCCTATTAAATAGCCTATGATAAatcagtaaattaaattaaataaaatgaaccaTGTGCAGACTACTGATTTGTGCTTACTGCTGAAAGTGCAATAccagaaatgtgaccctggaccacaaaaccagtcttaagtcgctggggtatatttgtagcaataacccaaaatacattgtatgggtcaaaattatagatttttattttatgccaaaaatcattaggaaattaagtaaagatcatgttccatgaagatattttgtaaatttcctactgtaaatatatcaaaacttaatttttgattagtaatatgcattgcaaagaacttaatttggaaaaatttaaaggcgattttctcaatattttgattttttggcaccctcacatttcatatactgaaatagttatatctcggacaaatattgttctatcctaacaaaccatacatcgatggaaagcttatttattcagctttcagatgatgtctaaagctcaattttgaaaaattgacacttatgactggttttgtggtccagggtcacaaatgtaaaaaatacatttctcaaATGACGACAATCATCGGCTAAAACTTAACTACACAAAAACAGGAAAAGGCTGACACAGGACTaagactaaatttaaaaaatggctgACAAAAACACCAgcacaaatgataaaacaattttttgaatcctcttaaatgtaattttagagcttttatgaaaaaatatttcatataaaagtaaaacattccACTATCAAATTATGCCTTTTAAGGGTCAAAAGCCTCAAGTACAACATAACAGCAAGTTCTAAGCTGTATGCgtttaattcactaaaaagtatgtcattgttTTTCAAATGTTCACTAAAACAGTCATCAGACTAGTTGGACTGCACTGGTTGTGCTACATGGTTGTTTTGATTCAATATAAACAACCAGCTGACAGGAGACATTTGCTCAGGAATCAGACTACTCTGGTCATGCTGCATGTAGAAGAAAATAGGTTACCTAAGATGCTTGGGTCAGAGTGCAGCATCATGGGCTGTTTCTTCTTCAGCTTTGCTGCCTGATCATAGACCACACCCCCCTTCCCAGAATGCACCTGGAACATCGTCTGCAGGGCACTGGGGTTCATTCCTCGTACAGTATCCTAAAGAATGTGAGAATGAGACCCAAATTCTTGGAAAATCTTGGTTCTGCCCATCAAGGAAATATAAATCACGGCTGACAGAGTTGTAACCCATACCTGCAGAGGGAAGTTGTTCATGCTAAGTCCAGCCATCTCTTTGGAGAGCTATAAGAGGACCGAGATTTTTATTAGCAATAGGCAAACACCACACACAACGAATTTATATCTTCCTGTCACACACACCTGCTGCTGCTGTCTCTGGTGGTTAGCTTTCTGTTTGGCACGGCGCTCCAGGAACTGTCTGGCGAACTCTTTGGCTTCGACAGTGTCGCCCAGGTAGGAGCAGATAAAGTTCAACACATCATACGGGGACTCCACCTCCTTCAGGTACGCCACAATGGTAGGCACTGTGGACGCAAACACACCCTCACATTTCGCTTGGAAACTCTCGGGCCTGCTAggctaataaatgtgtgtttactGTGCACATgtcttctgtttgtttttacaagCTGAGGGACGAGTCTAAATTACTTTCCACCGTAATCGCCAGCTTCAGCAGATGTTGTCAAAAGTGAGTTTGCatttcagattattttttaatacaaaaagacCCAAATGAGTGTGTAAATCCTAAAAGAGACATGTCTTACCATCCTGGGAAGAGGAGGAGTTATTGGCGGAGGTGTTGAGCGCATGCAGCATCTGTTCACACCAGGTGGTGAAGCCGTCCTGAGACTTCATCCCCTGCAGGAGTTTCAACAGCCGCTCCTCCTCCTCAGTGCGTTTGCGGTTTCTCATCATATACTGCTCACTGTAGGAACATACACAAATGATTTAGCTAGAATAAACACAAGTActagcaacaccaaggtcataGGTTCAAATCCCAGTTCAATTTACTTTTTTGCATGTATAAATGATTTGgagtttaagaaacatttttttttattatcaatgttgaaaaccgtTATggtgcttaaagggatagatcacctaaaaaagaaaattcagtcattaattactcaccgtcatgtcgttccaaacccgtaagaccttcattcatcttcagaacacaaattaagatgtttttaataaaattcaagagctttctgaccctgcataaacaacAACGCAACTATCACGTTCAAgaccttaattttatgatgctatgagaatacttagaaagtcgttatttttgttttctttgtgcacaaaaagtattctcgtagcttcataaaattaatgtcacatggagtattttaacaatgttcttactacctttctagatcttgaatgtggtagttgtgttgctgtctatgcagggtcagaaagctttcgaatttcattgaaaatatcttaatttgtgttcagaagatgaacgaaggtctttaaggtttggaacaacatgagggtgagtaattaatgacagaattttcatttttggttgaactatccctttaaattgttTGTTATATCCCTCTATCAAAACTGCTCTCGATATTGGTATAAGAAACTGAAAAGCTGTTAGCATGTGGTTTGTGTTTACCTCAGCGAGGGACTGCTCCGGCTGTTCTTCAGCCCTATGTTGTTGCGAAGTGCGCTCTGGTTCTTGAGGGCCTCGTCCCAGACTCCCATGCCTCCTCCAGAGGGGCTGCCGCTGCCACCCACCTTTCCATCCAAAGATCCAGCAGCTCCCCACAACGAAGAGGCATCACCCCACTTTGGAGCAAGACAtccataatgtatttattttgacttttttgcactGGACTGCACAGCAGtgatgtttgtatgtgtgtgtgccttACCCTCTGCTGCTGCTGGACTCTGTGCTGTTGTTTGTGCATTCTTTCGGTCTCCTGCTGGACGTCCAGGAGGTTGAGAGGCTTGGTCTGCTTTCCCAGACCAGGGATGGGTCCTCCGCTCCAGCTCGACCCGGAGCCTGAGGAACCCTGACGTGGAGCCTGCTGGAGCAACTTCATCAGCAAATCCTGCTGCtgggagaaagaaaaaacaacatatgaagaaagaaacagagaaaAATTGAGAAAGGGATACGatagtgaaatttaaaataactagattctatttgaatatacactgtatacagttgaggtcagaagtttacatacaccttgcagaatctgtgaaatgttgtttcaccaaaataagagggatcatacaaaatgcatgctatttttttatttagtactgacctgaataagatatttcacatttttaaaaaaaagtctacatatagtccacaagagaaaataatagctgaatttataaaaatgaccccgtttgAAAGTTTGCATAcgttgttgttacctgaatgatccacagctgtgtttttttgtttagtgatggttgctcatgagtctcttgtttgtcctaaatggcctgctgttcttcagaaaaatcctttagatcccacaaattttttagtttttcagcatttttgtgtatttgaacactttccaacaaagactacgattttgagatccatcttttcacactaaggacaattgagggactcatatgcaactattacagaaggttcaaatgctcactgatgctacagaaggaaaaaataatccattaagagccaggggtgtaaacttttgaacagaattaacatttttcttattttgcctaaatatatttttttagttagtactgcccttcagaagctacagaagatatttacatgtttccccaaaaacaaaataagttaaatctaccctgatcttaaaattcaaaagttttcaccccccagctcttaatgcattgtgttttgttctggagcatcagtgagtgtttgaaccttctgtaatagttgcatgtgagtccctcggttgtcctcagtgtgaaaagatggatctcaaggTCATACGGTcaattgttggaaaaggttcaaatacaaaaacgcagaaaaaccaaagaatttgtgggacctgaaggatttttctgaagaacagcaggccgtttaactgttcaagacaaacaagggactcatgaacaactatcacacaaacaaacaaacaaacaagctgtgggtcatttaggtaacaacacagtattaagaatcaactgtatttaaacttttgaacagggtcatttttataaattcaactattttcttttgcagactatatgtaaatatgtagatattgtggactatatatgtatatgtttttatgtgaaatatcttattcaggtcagtactaaataaaaaaaataacattaattttgtatgatccctcttattttggtaaaataactaacattttgcagattctgcaaggtgtatgtaaacttttgacctcaactgtgtgtgtgtgagtgatgtGCCGGATCATTGGcatcaaatgcatttattaaaaaacataataaatttgCTAATACCTGTTTGCGCCTGTAAagctcctcctcctctctcctTTTCTGCTCTTCTCGCCTTTTTTCATCTCTCCGTTTTCTTTCCTCTTCCTCACGCTTGGCCCTGAGTTCAGCTTCTCTTCTCTCATGTAGCTGAAACACAATGCAAGGCAATAAGAACAGGAGTTCGAGTCCAGTGCATTTCCTCAAATCACCAGCAGAGGCCATCAGTGGCAACTCTCACCTTCTGAAGCTGTTCTAGAATTGGACCCTGAGATGAAGAATTCATTAAGTCCCATAGACTGGCCTCACCGCCTGCTCAAAGAACAGGGagaaagttcatttattttcacatgcaagtgtgaggggaaaaaaagtgatTCTTTAAGTGTTCTTCTGTGTGTACCTGCTGGCTGTGAGGCTGAGGTATGCATGTCCCACATGGACCCTGTATCTGGCACTGACATCGACCTGTTTAACGAAGGCATCATACCCTGCTCTCCACAcctacatataaaaaaaaaaaagcattgtaaTGCATGAAATGTCCTCAGTGacactgcaaacacaaacacgAACGCAACAAACTCACCTGTTGATGAGCTGGAACAGCTGCTGTTGCTGGAGTTGCTGGTAAAGAGCCGTGGCAGCAGCTAATTCCTGCTGCTTCTTCAGCCGCTCCTGATCCATATTTCCCTGAAAGACACAGAGAGGTTAATAACACGTTAACCCATGATAGAGAGAGATATCACATAAGCACATTTACAAACACAAGTTATCCACgtttaaagaaaattatatttaagacatcaaaacattaatgcaaattgtaaaaacatcaatataataacaaattaaagaTAACAGTATTCATTACATTATTCATATTGATAAAATCCTGATATTTTAACACCACATaactttcttttatttatttatttttttatttaaattgatccATTTGGcttaaaagagtttttttttgcttaatggTATTTACCTACACTGTTGTTCAAAGCTTTGGGATCGGTATGAATCTCTTCTAcacatcaaggctgcatttacttgatcaaaaaaattatattgtgtaatattgtaaattattaatacaatttaaaatagcagtttagtattttaatatactttaaaatataatttatttctgtgatacaaagctgaattttcagcatcatttgatgaataaaaagtttaaaagtacaccatttattttaaatggacaTCGTATCTattttgaaaattcagctttgcatctcagaaataaattatattttaaagtatattaaaatagaaaactattattttaaattgcaataatatttcacaatattattgttttttctgtatttttgatcaaataaatgcagccttgatgagcataagaaacttctttaaaaaaacttctttgaaaaaaaaaacattaaaaaaaaaaacaaaaacaaaaaaaacatactgatgccaaacttttgaccggcaCCAACACTACTACTTCtaaaataattcttaaaatTAGAGTAATCACAGAATTTTTCTTCCACGTTTTAACAgtactttgtttgccaaaaaactgaaaatgttcaaTTTTCACTGGACTACGAGaaaactttaatgttttatgtcttcatttgattaccaggaagaaaaaaataataataatcgtaaaatataatattttttttagggccctaaaaatgcactttttgttaaactttcCATAAATTGCTGTTCAACTGAACGTGTTTCATGATTtgaagacatgctttttgattaataaacgttaattaaaccataaaaaaataaaaacagaaaaaaatgaagttcataagaattaaaactgaaaataaataaataaataaatagaattttgGGGGGATtggatttagtttttattttgcatttaaatttgttAATGCTCCAAAGCAGCAATaatattgcactgtaaaataaaaacaaaatatttaataataatagaaactATTGTACTTTTACAGATTCTCTATTTTTAACAGAGAATCTGTAAAATTACTAATATTCACATCTGTCCTAacttctttcatttttaaagttaaaccatagagcttttattttattaaaagtataataaaagcAGTTCAGTGAACAAATTTAGGACCTaccttttacattttgaaaagtgAGATTTGAATACTTTAATACTTTAAGACACTTGCACACATTCCACGTGAACACATatgcaaatgtaaacaaatacacGCAGACCCACACAGACACAAATTTACAAACAGCTTATTCCCATTTGAATTAAACTAAAGACTAATGGACAAGATAAACTCCCTAGAATGTAAACAAACCCATGGAAAACAATGCCCAAACATTCACCCTTCCACCCAGAGACTCACGATTGCCCCCCGGGGTGGGTGAGGGCGAAGCTGGGCTTGATTCCTCACCAAGAGGGGCGGAGGGGAGGGGCCAGGGGCGAAAGGCACACGCCCCCACATCTTAATGACTTCCCCCAGCGGCTGAAATCCCTCATCACAACCACGTTTAACAAGCAGGTTCATGGCGAAATACCCCGCCTGAAACCACTCACACATCTCCACTGTACTGAAAGGACCTGAGAGAGACAGAACAGACAAAAGAGGAGGTATTAACGGACTATACTCAAAGCACTGCTCCATATGCATGAGTCGACCTCCTATGAGAGAATGCGCGCGTACCCTGAATCTCTCCTTGCGGGTCTTTGTAAAACCATTTCATGGCCGAGTCATGGGAGAGAGGAAGAGCAGAGGCTGTGTTTCTGCTCTCCTGAAGAGTCTGGGTGAAGCACTCTTCCTCTAGAGATGTGTCTTGGAGCGCTGCCACCATCTTCTCTGCCTCCTACACACATAAATCACCATCAAAAACTCTTTTCCACTACAAGAATGCAAGGGTGCTATAAACAATGTCATTTATCCACAGAGGAAACATATTCTACACTTTttgtagcatttattttattaattataattgtacGATTTATAGTGTTATTCCAAGTTTCTAGcacaaaattaatgaattacaaataatttagtcataaattagttttagtttagtttttttatatataaaaaaaaaagtgtcataatTTGGTCTAtttataactttaaaatattataaattatagattataaattataatttagtcaattttaattttaactccTAGCAacctagtttaaaaaaaaaataaattattataatttaatcattatttacaaCTGTAATCTAGGTTTCTAGcacccaaaaaaaatattacaaataaatcataACGTATAAACTATAATCTATTCAATTTAGTCATATTTTGGGTTTATGCTATCCCAGATTgctagcaaaaaataaataaaatttatatataaattttgttGTGCAATCACAAcaaggttatttttattataatgtattctaaataaataaataaataaatacacacacacatatatatatatatatatatatatatatatatatatatatttatttcttttaataatacattaaaaataaaaaataaccttgTTGTGATTGCACaacaaaatttatatataaattttatttattttttgctagcAATAACgcattacaaataattataataaattatatgtaataatttaGTCATAATTTAGTTTTGTCTAGTTTAGTCTAAAACCAGGTTCCTGAAacaattacattacattgttatttaaataaaaaaaataaacaatttaatcataatttaggttaaaaaatacaatttagataaaaatatatatatatttatatatttattaatacattataatgtaaaaaataaccTTGTTGTAATCGGCTAAACCTCACAAATGAGAATACTGAGCATCTATTAATCAATGCGATTAATATGCAGATGGTATTCAAcaagatattatatatatcttATCTGTTACTCTCAGAACTTGTTTTCTGTGGTACCTGTTGCAGGTGCTTCATGCCCTCATCATCCTCAATATCACCCCCCGGTAGTGGGAGGTCAGTAGCAGCAGAGGACGAAGAGGGAGGCGATGAAGGCAGACTGGAGGAGGCACTGGGGCTCAAATCTAACATGGCCTCTGATAacactacaaaaacaaaataaaataataataataaaaatacacaagtgAAGCACTGTTCATCTACACAGCTACAggaaaatcaatttaaaatttacCGTACCTTCACTTGGTAGTTTGTTGGGAATGGAGGGGGCAGGCTGAGGCTCCTCCAGGCCAGAGGGGGCAGCAGAGGGCACAGCCTCAGGGACAGGAGTAGGAAGAGTTGGAGGGAGAGAAGGAGGAGGGGAAGGAGAAACCGGTTTCACTTCAGTTTCAGACATCGGAGCAGAGTCAGTGACATCTGCAGAAACAGAGAAAGATAAAAATCAATGAAATCAATGCATTATATCTGAATTAAATGCACTTCAAAGATAAATCTCAGACTACTTCACAGCAACGTTTATATTGTATGTgtgtacaataaaaaaaattcaatcttttcctcacacaaagcaATCATATACATTTTTCCATTTCTATTCCCACCTTTCTCgcttttttcagtatcatttCCGTTCTTCTTCTCTTGATTAGCACCGTCCTCTTCCTCATCCTCCAACCCCTGGAACTCAAACTCCTCTTCTGGAATAGGATCTTTCGGGCCCTTCTAAGACAACAGGAGTGAGGGAAAAATGTTAAGAAAAGAAAACCACACATCAGAAATCATTAGAGACTAGATCTTGTGGTCTTACCTTGATAGACATAAACGCTCCAGAAGAATCAAAGGTTCCCATTTCTCCATCTTCCTCATCTGTACACCACTCTGGCAGACCATCTCTCTCCTCCTCTGCTCCTTCACTGCCTGCTCTCCTTCTGCCTCCCTCGTTCCCTCCATCCCGGAAGTCGAAGTCAAACTTCCTGCGGCGAACTTCTCCCGGACCAGAGTGTTCCCGCCAACCGGCCGAGCGAGGACCACCATCTAGGAAGAAGTTTAAGAAGACTTTTGTTAATATGTATTCCATTTTCAGCTgccattactccaggcttcagtgtcacatgatccttcagaaaacattctaatatgctcatttgctgctcaagaaacatttcttattaattgtgaaaacagttctgctgctttatatttttgtggaaactaatCAATTTTTGtacgaatagaaagttcaaaagaacaacatttgatcttctgtaacattataaatgtatttactgtcatttttgatcaatgtaacgcatccttgctaaataaaaatatctgatcccaaacttttgaacagttgtgtatgtttaaCTGAACTTAAGCAAATCTAATATTAACTAGTAAACTTGTGTTACCATCTCTTCGTGAGCCGGTGAGTCTCCAGCTGCCACCAGGCTCTCCTGTGTCCTCTTCTTCCTGATCCTCTCTAAGTATGCGCCAGTTTTCACTATCAGAGCGCATGAACTCCTTTCTGCCACCTGGACCCCCCTCCTCAAAACCCAGGCGCACACCTTCCCTCCTCAGAGGTTTCTCAAAACGTCTTTCGTTTCTGCAGATTAAAAAGAGACAGAGGCTTAGATGGCTTTTAATTTGCCTCAACAGGCAACTAAATCTAGACAGTATGCTGATAAacgtattttatatttattgagaCAACAGCTAAAGCAGCAAACCGAGACTACAATTGGAAAAATACCCCAACAAATGAAATTAAAGAaagggtttttttgttgttttttgactAACAAAACTACAGAAATATTTgacaattaaataaactaaactaaaaaatattggTCAagtcgatttaaaaaaaattggctaattaatcacttttttttttttaaccccacctaacattaacgtttttaaatatactttaatattgcaataatttaaaaaaaaaaaaaaaaaaaaaaagtagaaacaacaaagacagtatatttttaatatttgttaaaaaaaaaaaaaaaaaattgtatgacTGAAGGCGAGTATCACTGATGCCAATATTACAGATGTcaccagaattttttttccccctaatatttaaccattgactatagccattaaacattacaatttaattgagaggtatcatttttaacatttattagactttaaaaaaatagcaactttaaagtaaacttaaaacaattttcacataaacccattatttacctgtgcccttcagcaagtatgaaatatacagaaattgaataaaagtTATCAAAcgctaaatattaaattaaatatagatgaatccttaaagctacaaaagttatcgatttcctcttttttcttttgttctttgattaatagacataAGAGCACCCGGGTTATTacgttatttggctgctattactttaaaggagaagctcatttccagaacaaaaatttacagataatttactaaccccgttgtcaaccaagatgttcatgtctttcttcagtcgtaaagaaatagtttttttgaggaaaacatttcaggtatTCTCTCCATATGgtagacttcaatggtgcccccaaatttgaacttccaaacagcagtttaaatgcagcttcaaagggctctaaacgatcccaagccaaggaagaagggtcttatctagcaatcgattggttattttctaaacaaaatgaccatttatatactttttttttttttttttcaggtcaatacagttagggtatgtcaaaaaactcccattcGTTTTCCTCcccaaaattgtcctacatcgctgcagaagtaccgacccggtgttaaagtaaacatgcaagaAAGATTAAATtcccattacaaaaaaaaggtaaaaacagcgatgtaggacgattttgatgttgaagaagCAAACGAGATGGGGAACTATATTGACCTGGACtgcacagactacgcatgcgcatcgcagagagacaagacaaacatttgaggttaaaaagtatataaattgtccatttgtttaaaaaatgactgattgtttcgctagataagacccttcttcctcgccagggatcgtttagagccatttaaagtgtattttgcaagtttaaacttgggggcaccattgaagtccactatatggagataattcctgaaatgttttcctcaaaaaacataatttctttacgactgaagaaagaaaggcatgaacatcttgtgtTTCATTCgcactttaatatgaaattatagaGGCTACAGCGCGCCCCGTCTCATTTATGCATGCATTGATGTGGTTGTAAAGACATTCTGTGACTAAAACACAATTCATGTCAAGAAAAAGTAGACAGAaacagcagttgtgagtggggggGGCAACATTAGCCTCACCCatgcgttaaatatttttaacgccgttaaactggaaaaactaatctaaaaaaaaataaataaaataaaacaattgacaATACCTGTCATCCCAGCTCTGGCTGCGATGGATCTCTCGAACGCTACGACCAAAACCGCCCTCTCCTTCTTCACTGCTTCTTTGGTAGAATCCGCCCTCTCCTCGTCCTCGACCTAACCACACAGCGAGACATAAACTTCAGCTTCCCCACCAATACATGAATAATTTACATGCATGTACACATAAATAGATCAACTTGCCTCGACTGCCTCTCACGCTGCCTCTACCTCGGTTCACCCCAGCCGGGACGGCCCCGCCCCCCCTTACCCATAAGCCTCAGCACAGCCACACTGTTGACAGACATTGAGAAGTTCCTCTGCAAGGAGAGAAAACACATGAGTAATGAAACCAGGACCACACCAAAAACCACAAAATCGGTGGAGATAACACTATTGTACTGCCaaaggcgttttttttttttttttatacgaGAGTGTTTACGGtttctgaaaaatgtgtt
The sequence above is a segment of the Labeo rohita strain BAU-BD-2019 chromosome 7, IGBB_LRoh.1.0, whole genome shotgun sequence genome. Coding sequences within it:
- the gigyf1a gene encoding LOW QUALITY PROTEIN: GRB10-interacting GYF protein 1 (The sequence of the model RefSeq protein was modified relative to this genomic sequence to represent the inferred CDS: inserted 2 bases in 1 codon), giving the protein MTAETLNFGPEWLRALSSGGSVSSPPASPAMPKYKLAEYRYGREEMLALYVKDNKVPEEMQDKEFAAILQDEPQQPLALLPLTEEEQRNFSMSVNSVAVLRLMGKGXGGAVPAGVNRGRGSVRGSRGRGRGEGGFYQRSSEEGEGGFGRSVREIHRSQSWDDRNERRFEKPLRREGVRLGFEEGGPGGRKEFMRSDSENWRILREDQEEEDTGEPGGSWRLTGSRRDDGGPRSAGWREHSGPGEVRRRKFDFDFRDGGNEGGRRRAGSEGAEEERDGLPEWCTDEEDGEMGTFDSSGAFMSIKKGPKDPIPEEEFEFQGLEDEEEDGANQEKKNGNDTEKSEKDVTDSAPMSETEVKPVSPSPPPSLPPTLPTPVPEAVPSAAPSGLEEPQPAPSIPNKLPSEVLSEAMLDLSPSASSSLPSSPPSSSSAATDLPLPGGDIEDDEGMKHLQQEAEKMVAALQDTSLEEECFTQTLQESRNTASALPLSHDSAMKWFYKDPQGEIQGPFSTVEMCEWFQAGYFAMNLLVKRGCDEGFQPLGEVIKMWGRVPFAPGPSPPPLLVRNQAQLRPHPPRGAIGNMDQERLKKQQELAAATALYQQLQQQQLFQLINRCGEQGMMPSLNRSMSVPDTGSMWDMHTSASQPAGGEASLWDLMNSSSQGPILEQLQKLHERREAELRAKREEEERKRRDEKRREEQKRREEEELYRRKQQQDLLMKLLQQAPRQGSSGSGSSWSGGPIPGLGKQTKPLNLLDVQQETERMHKQQHRVQQQQRWGDASSLWGAAGSLDGKVGGSGSPSGGGMGVWDEALKNQSALRNNIGLKNSRSSPSLSEQYMMRNRKRTEEEERLLKLLQGMKSQDGFTTWCEQMLHALNTSANNSSSSQDVPTIVAYLKEVESPYDVLNFICSYLGDTVEAKEFARQFLERRAKQKANHQRQQQQLSKEMAGLSMNNFPLQDTVRGMNPSALQTMFQVHSGKGGVVYDQAAKLKKKQPMMLHSDPSILGYSFHGGPDRYGLNEMEMVEDY